GGCAGCTCAAAATCTTCTTTAAGTTtcagtttcttcttctttttccgtTTGTATAACATAATCAGGCATAGCAAAATCATTGCCATCAACAATGAGATACTCATTGTGAGTATCTTTGCCTTCTTTCTATTTGAACCTGCGTCAGATACTACTACCAAATTTTTCTATCAGCCACTGCAGATCGAGATAGGCCACTATTGTTGCATAATATGGTCTCCATGTGTTGAAAAACTAAATTTAAAAACACACCATTGGAAATTTCTTAAACATAAGttcttaccttgctccgaagaaTCCATTCTGATGTAAATGTCTTGCCCTCTTTCAGACAGCTTTCTGATGTCAATCAACTCCCCGAACCAAAACAAGCAACCTTTGTCTCCATTGCTTATATCTAGACTTGAATAAGCTGTGCAAGAGCAGTTCCTGGAGCATACGTGACTACACTCTTCGAGTGTCATGGTCTTATCATACTGAGAGTACTTAGTATCCGGCAACTTGATTCCAGAATACTTTAGAAATACATGTTCCTTGTTGCAATCAAGAGGTGTCCTCCGAACACACCCTTCTGACCAATCTCCCTTTTCCCATTGTTGTGGATATTTAGCTACAAACTTTTCCAAACATCCACAAATAGGGGAATTATCTATGTCACAGCTCCCATAGGCACCACATAAGCTATATGTATCACAATTATCGGAAGGTAAATTGTAGTAAATATGCCAACTCTTGGTCCGAGCCACCCACGTCAAGCGTTGGACATAACCATTGCTAGTGAGGACTAGTCTTGATAAAACTGAGCTGTTAATGATTGAAAAAATATAGTAGACCTCCTCtgtattgaaaataaattgaaatgtAAAAATGCTGCTTTGTGTTAGTAGTTGTTTGGGTATCCCACTCCATCTAAAACCATTCCATGGTCCTGCACGAACTGATACACTTGTGCCACGTTTGGTTAGGGCCTGCGGATATCCAGTAGGATCAATGTGACGAGTGAATTCTCCCGGTGTTGGATCATTATCGGTCTTCCATGCTGAAAGGTAAGCCTCATGGCCAGTTTTAAGATTCTTGCCGAGCTTCATACCGGGCAAGTGCGTATCAGTTGGAAAATTGAAGCTCTGCCAGAGGAAACTTTCTGGGTTGCCATCTTTTGCATCTTTTACAACAAGATTACCAGAATCTAAAAGCACTGCAACTGGATTTTGGATTGATCTTGAGGTGTTAGTGGACCATATAATTTCATTCTTGTCGTTGAGAAGAGCTAGTATTCCTGGCTTAGTGACCTTCAAAACAACTGAAGATGTGTTGGTGAGTGGTTTTTCTCTATTGGCAACCCATACAACTGTCTGCACAGGAAGAATTTGCTTGTACCATATACCGATGTATCGCTTTGAGGAACCACTGGGGCTGAAAAATCCCATTTCAAAGGTTCCACCAGATGAAACAACAGTTTGACCATCTATGATGAATTGATTTGTAGTTATTACATCTGTTGTTGTAGAAATCTTGTGTATTGTAGAGTAGAAAGACAACACAAAAAGTAGGAAGAAACTAGCTTCCATTATTGATGACTTGATGATGCCCAAGTCTTTGGTCGCCTATATACtattccctccgtttcatattaaacGTGGTAGTTTGACGGGTACGGAGTTTAATAAACAAGAGTAGACTATTGTCAAATCACCTTAAGTACCAATTTTACCCTTAAGGGTCCACATGCTAGCTTTTTAATGAAAATCATTATAAAGTAGATACTAAATCAAATGTGCCCACATGTCCACTTTAACTAAGTCAAAAAactttttcttcaattctcataGTCTACTAGCTACTCGCTATTCTTagaaatttcttcaattcttgtggcgccaaaaaaaaaatgtctttCATTCTTGTGGCgccaaaaaaaaaatgtctttCATTCTTGTGGCcccaaaaaaaaaatgtctttCATTCTTGTGGCGCCAAAACTTCTCTTTTTTAATTAGGTGATAAGCTTGTCTATTTATGTAGAGATATTTGAGATTATTCACTTATGCTTTCAGTGTTTCTCTTCATAATCCTATTGTTTCTCCTAGTGTTTCTAATTTTCTCTTAcattttgattattttctttaATCCTATTTTATCTAGCATATGAGATTAATTATACACAAATGAGTGACTCGCAATTAGACTCAACTATTAGAAAAAGAAGACTAAAAATTGAGGAGTGTCATGCTATAACCGAATGGCTTTTGAAGGAAAGCAAAAATGGAGTTGTTAAATATGGGTCTTTAAAACAAGCTGTGATTTTATTTAATACTTCAAGGAGTATTGTGGAAAGAATTTGGCAACATACAAAATTAAGTATCGCTAACGGTACTCCATTAAATGTGTCTCCCCATATTGTAGGTAGAGTTGGGAGAAAACAAATTCATGTCGATATTAATATGGTAAAAAAAATTCCTCTTTGTCGCCGAACAAATATTCGATCTTTGGCATATGCTATGGATATGTCAACGTCAACTATTTTTCGACGCATCAAAGAAGGAGCTATAAGGCCACATACCAATGCCATAAAGCCTCATTTGACGGAGGAAAATAAGAAGGCAAGACTTCAATTTTGTCTATCAATGATTGAGTCTGGTACGCTAAATTCAAATCCTATATTTTCAGACATGTTTAATTATGTTCATATAGATGAAAAATGGTTCTTTATGTCGAAAAAATCTGAAAAGTTTTATCTTCTTCCTGAAGAACAAGAGCCAAACCCATATAGATCTTGTAAAAGTAAAAATTTCATAACAAAAGTTATGTTTATGGTTGCTGTTGTGCGCCCTAGGCTTGCTAAAGATGGAACTGAGTTATTTTCAGGAAAAATAGGAATATTTCCTTTTGTGTTCAAGGAACCCGCCAAAAAGAATAGCAAAAACAGAGTAGCTGGAACTTTAGAAATAAAGCCTATTTTATCAGTCACTAAAGATGTCACTAGGACTTGTTTAATTGAAAAAGTTCTTCCGGTGATTCGATCAAAATGGCCACTTTCGCAGTCAAATACTCCTATTTTTATCCAACAAAATAATGCGAGACCTCACCTTAGTGTTAATGACTTGCAATTTACCGAAGTTGCTCGGCAAGATGGATTTGATATTAGGCTTTGCTTTCAACCTCCTAACAGTCCAGATTTAAATGTTTAGGACCTTAGATTCTTCAGAGCTATTCAATCTCTTCAACATCAAATGGCTCCTAAAACTATTGACGAGTTAGTAAATGCAGTCGAGAAATTATTTAATGTCATGAAAGTTGAACGGCTGAATCCCCTGTTTCTGACTCTACAATATTGCATGGTTGAAGTGATGAAAGATAAAGGTGAAAACAATTATAAAGTACCacatatgaaaaaaaaaacatgctaGAACGACATAGAACTCTTCCTACGCAAGTTTGTTGTGACATTGGTATTGTTAATGAAACTCTAGCTCTGCTTTAAGCTAGAGTTATAGATCAAGGTTATCTGCAACTTATTTTTGTAAAGTTCGTCACGACAGTATTTGTGATCGATTATCTAGTGACTTTGGTCAAATAATGTCGCTTCATAACTTCAATCAATGTGTCTTTATTGATAATTTGGGATAAAAAATAAAACACGTAAGTAAGTTACATATGGCTCGCAATATTctaatttcttgaaaaataattgTAACTGCAACATAATGGAAGAAGCCACGTGCCAACAAGCCTAGAAAAGATCTGACACTAATGGCTTCACTTTTTCAACATTTAACTTTTAAACTAACCTAATAAAGTTATATCACAAACTATTTACTCTTAAATTCAATGGTCCGTATCAGATTTTTGCATTAAGAGTAATATGGGTAAAATGAATAGTtcaaagttgaattattttccaaatttagaaatgtattatttattttgaaacagactaaaaaggaaagtacctcattgtttaaccaaaaatatgattctttggtcaaagctaaagacaaatagaaattcgggctactgataatcaggagacgaaaaagaaataatagatttttttagaatgacaaataagcagtaaatagaCCCTTGTTCTGGCCTTTCTCCGGACCCTGCACATTGTGGGAGCTTAGTGTATCGGGCTGTACGGTGTACTTTGTTGCAGTGTTGAAATTTGCTAGCACGTGTTTGAATATTTACAGCTTCTGAACAAAAAGAGGATggaaatttcattttttttaaaagcagCATCTGGACAACGGCACTAAACTATCGCTGATTGTGCTGTTTCTAACATTTGATTAGTAAAACAAGATGGAAATTTCGGAATTGTGATTTTAATATGATATGATTGTCTTCCTAATTTATCAATATCAGGAGGTTATGGTCAATTGGTCATTCCCCAAAGATCTGACTTTTGTGGAGGATACAAAACTCCGTTGCAAGTCAATAGTATTACTTGATAACTATTATCTTTTCGTTGGATAAGAAGGGCTCGCTTCtgcaaaacttacaaaattcgacaacctattcaattgcgagtccaaccatactactCAAATTCGATTCCAAATCGGTCTCCTATTTACCTAGTAAAGTTTACTcgataaataattctttcaccaATTAAACAAAATATTATTCCATTTACCCATAAACCTTGCCATATAATAAAATTTTCACCCAATAAAAGGGACACTAATTTGAGGAACAAACGTGTGAAAAAAGTTGTTGTAATTAGAAGTCCTTTACGCAATGAATAAATAATTGTTCTTAATGTGATGGCAAGTGGGTAAGCAGGTAGAATATGGGAAGTGGAAATTCCTGATCAAACGAGACTTCAAAGGTCAGCAGATGAGAAAAGTTGGTAATATTCTAACTTGTTTGTGTGGAAGAAATACTTGACACAAAATTTCTGGGAATTCCGACCGACTGAAAGTTTTCTTTCAACAGATCTTGTGTTTGTTATTTCTCCCGTAATTAGCACGTCAGCAATATTCTATTAATTTTAACAGAGTTttgttttttgcattttctttAGTTCTAGGATTTTGGACTAAAAGTGCTACTGTTTACAAACATGAAGGACTTTATTTGCGTCTAGAGGTATCTAACAAGGGTCAAAGTAATCTTCACACATACATAATGGACCATTTTGATTTGTTTTCTCGGCTTGGGGCCTTAATTTATGCTCATGATAGCTATTTATTGCAGAAGTGTTTTCTGAGAATAAGTTTGACCTAAGAAGAAATGTGACCGAGGAATTTGAGGCGTTGACCAACAATGCTGGAAGAAGATTCTGAAAGGGAATGGGGGAGCTTACATTCAAAGAGTTGATGATGCTGATCTTATTTCCCACTCGGTAAATTAATCAATTAAAACTATAATCATTGATGTACTATAAAATTTCTTCCCCAATCGAGAAGTGGAAAAAGAGACAGAAAAATAGAGGATCGTTCACctggaatttttttttctttttctgttttagGGGCGAGCACTATAAAACTGATGCTTTAGTAGTTAAATAAGGAAATTTGATAATGTTGATAAGTTTGAGTTTGGTTGTTTTGCAGTTCTGGTACTACTCACCTCACGGGAATTCAAAGTTTGTTACTTCCAATGATGAATTGATGGAGTACTCCGCCATGTAGATATTCAAGACCTCTTTTGCTTTTATGAACAGGTAATGCTGTTTTCGTTTTACTTATTAATATTCCACAATTTTTATTCTTGAATATGAGTATTATCATGGCTGAGGTTGAGTTGGAGATTTGTGTATGATAAAGGCTTTTATGTTTGGAACTTCTAATAGTTAAACAATTTTACATAGTTCAGGGACAAATTTGGAATTTTTCCTTATTAAgatttatatttcttttaaaaaaaggcAGTCTGGTGCATGAAACATCCCGTGTTTGGTCCGAGGAGGGCCGCACCCcttcaagtaaaaattaaaattcaattGTATGACTCAAAAATGCAAAAACCAATCAAGGCAAAGGGGTGCTTACAATCGGGTAACAACTTTGTACCATTTTCAAAGTATATTTAAACTAAGAAATGGAGTTATAATAAAGTGCaaaatttcaaataataataTAGATTGGTTATTTCTAATTACACGATATAATTTGTTATAACTAGTAGATATTGCTGTATATTTCAAGAACCAAAGTTTCaagttttttccaaaaatattattCATGTGTACACAAGTCAGAATAGTTAACTCATTCGCACTCTATCGAGGATATAACAATGTGATTGTGACTTCATTTTTTGAACTGGCTGTCTGTGATCCTGATTTTGCTTCATCAAATATGTTTCTTTCTGTGAAATACCCTGGTTCTTTAGCTTCTGGCAGAGGACTCTCATTACCCAACATCAGAACCACAGAAGACATGTTTGGCCTATCTTCTGGACTTTGTTGCACACATAAAAGACCCACTTGGATTGACCTTAAAACTTGAGATATATGGCAAGAATCAGCTAGCTCCTCATCAATTAGTTCCAAGGACCTATCTTCTTTGTAAAGCTTCCATGCCTGTTTGAGTTTTGATCAGGGATCTAATAAATTCCATGCGTTGTACAGAAAGAAAATGAGTTATGTATGTGTAATGCAGACTATATATAGAGTGCTTACATGACCGAGAAGGTTAAGGTTGTGATCTTGATGGACAAATCCTCTATTTTTCTTGCAACTCACAATTTCTAACACCAAGACGCCAAAGCTAAACACATCAGATTTTACCGAGAAGATCCCATCTACTGCATATTCAGGGGACATGTAGCCActgtgccaaaaaaaaaaaaaaacacaatgtATACTAAAGAAGTGTGATGTCATATGAGAGTACTTTGTCTTAGAGATTCTTACTGTGTCCCAACCACATGGCTTGTGTTTGCTCCCATCTCATTCCCTGCAACACTTCTAGCCAAGCCAAAGTCTGATATCTTTGGATTCATTTCTATATCTAGCAAAACATTGCTTGCTTTAAGGTCTCTATGGATAATTCGTAGTCGAGAATCTTGGTGGAGATACAATAAGCCACGAGCAATTCCATTTATGATGTCGAAACGCTTTGGCCAGTCAAGTAATTTGCTCTTTGTTTGATCTACAAAATAAGCTTTATGATTAGCTATTTCTGTTAACATGCTTTTGCCTTGGTCATAAATGTACATGTTATGACTAATAGGACAAAGCATTATTACTAATTTTAGCTTGTGTAATAGGCAAGAAATCAAACCAAATATGTATGAATCCAGGCTTTTGTTAGGCATGTATTCATAGATCAACATCTTTTCTTCCCCTTGTATGCAACAACCCAGAAGTCTCACAAGATTCCGATGCTGAAGCTTGGCAATATAGATAACTTCATTCTTGAATTCGTCAAGTCCTTGCATGGAAGTCCTTGAAAGCCTCTTCACGGCTATTTCTTGTCCGTCTTCCAGCACCCCCTAGATGACATAATCCAATCTATACACATAATTACtcagtatataatatatatgacataatccaaaattaaaacaaataccCCATCAACCTATACTTGGCCGTAGGTGTAGTCAAAGCACCCAAGTTAGCCTGACCAAATCCAATGCAGCTCCCACCCCTGCACCAAAATTGTGCCGGATCTACACTGGTGCGGCAAGGATTTTATAGGAGCTAAGCAACATAACAGATTTGCAGTGTATACCTTGTAAACTGGTCCAAATCCTCCCTCTCCAATCTTGTCGTTGACTGAAAAATTATTTGTGGCTCTTGTTATTGTCGACAATTGGAACAGTGGCAGCTCAAAATCTTCTTTGAGATtcagtttcttcttctttttccgtTTGTATAACAAAATCAGGCATAGTAAAATCATTGCCATCAACAATGAGAAACTCACTGCGAGTATCTCTGCTTTCTTTCTATTTGAACCTGCGACAGAAACTACAACCAATTTTTGCTATCAGCCACTGCAAATCGAGATGGGCCACTATTGTTGCATAATATGGTCTCCATGTGTTGAAAACCTAAGTTTAAAAACACATAATTGAAAATTCTTTAAACATAAGTTCTTACCTTGCTCTGAAGAATCCATCCTGATATAAATGTCTTGCCCTCTTCCAGACAGCTTTCTGATGTCAGTCAACTCCCCAAACCAAAACAAGCAACCTTTGTCTCCGTTGCTTATATCTAAACTCGAATAAGCTGTGCAAGAGCAGTTCTTCAAGCATACTTGCCTACAACCTTCGAGTGTCATGGTCTTATCGTACTGAGAGTACTTAGTATCAGGCAACTTGATTCCAGAATATCTTAGAAATACATGTTCCTTGTTGCAATTAAGAGGTGTCCTCCGAACACACCCTTCTGACCAATCTCCATTTTCCCATTGTTGTGGATATTTAGCTACAAACTTTTCCAAACATCCACAAACAGGGGAATTATCTATGTCACAGCTCCCATAGGCACCACATAAGCTATATGTATCACAAGTATCCGAAGGTAACTTGAGGTAAATATGCCAACTCTTGGTACGATCCACCCATGTTAAGCTTTGTATATCACCATTGCTAGTTAGGACTATTCTTGTTAACCAGTTGTTAGTGAGAAAATAACTATAGTAAATCTCCTCCTCATTAAAAACAACTTTAATTGTACTAGAGTTGCTTAGTTTTTGTAGGTATAATGGTGCCCAACTCCAATATAAACCATTCCATGGGCCTGAGCGAGCTGATACTTTCGTGCCGCGTTTGAGGAGGACCTGTGGATATCCAGTAGGATCAACGTGAAGAGTGAATTCCCCTGGAGTTGGATCATTATCGTTCTGCCATGCTGAAAGGTAAGCCTCTTGCCCAGTTCGAAAACTCTTTCCAAGCTTCATATCAGGCAAGTGTGTATCAGTTGGAAAACTAAAGCTCTGCCAAAGGAAGTTATGTCGGTTCCCATCATTTGCATCTTTTACTACAAGATTACCAGAACCTAAAAGCTGTGCTACTGGATTTTGGACTGATCGTGAGGTGTTAGTGGACCATATAATTTCATTCTTGTCATTGAGAAGAGCAAGTATTCCCGGCTTGGTGACCTTCAAAACAACTGAGGATGTATTTGTTAGTGGTTTTTCTCTATTGGCAACCCATACAACTGTCTGCATATGAGGAAGAATTTGCTTGTACCATATCCCGATGTATCGCTTTGAGGAACCACTGGGGCTGAAAAATCCCATTTCAAAGGTTCCACCAGATGAAACAACAGTTTCACCATCTACAATGGAGTGATTTGTAGTGATTATATCTGTTGTAGTAGAAATCTTGTGTATAGTAGAGCAGAAAAACAATAGAAACAGTAGGAGGAAACTAGCTTCCATTGTTGATGTCTTGATGCCTAAGCCTTTGGTCGCCTATATACTGCTTATGATGATTTAGACTTGAGAACCAAATTCCACGTAATCAGCTATTGTGCAATCTTGCAATTGGCTTCCTCATTTCGATATTTCTGAAAATTGTGTTACTTTAGTGTTGTTTCGACTACGTTATCGCCTATGCAGATTTGAAGTTTATGATATTCTTATAGTCTACTCTTCGGGAAGGTTACTTCCAACATTTGATTAGTAAAAGAAATGGGACCATTTAGTGGGGGAAAAGATGGAAATTTCGCAATTGTGATCTTATATTATGTGgtattttcttcctaaattgtaTTACAAGTCTATATATTGGTCAATCCACCAACCCTGACTTTTGAGGAGGATTCAAGTGATAGGTCATTTAAATTCAAGTGTGTTTGTATGTGTGTGTGGGTGACACTTAAGTTGTCAATTACCGAAATTTTCCATGATGCAACTAGCCATTGACCGACTAAAATTATCTAATTGCGGTCCACACCTGCTTTGTTCAGTAGTCACTGGGCAAGCAGAAAAGGGAATACTGTGACTCTCAGATAGCCACTAATTAATGTTGGACTAGTGACTGGAAATTATGGAGTT
The nucleotide sequence above comes from Nicotiana tabacum cultivar K326 chromosome 12, ASM71507v2, whole genome shotgun sequence. Encoded proteins:
- the LOC107831221 gene encoding G-type lectin S-receptor-like serine/threonine-protein kinase At4g27290 isoform X1, coding for MEASFLLLFLLFFCSTIHKISTTTDIITTNHSIVDGETVVSSGGTFEMGFFSPSGSSKRYIGIWYKQILPHMQTVVWVANREKPLTNTSSVVLKVTKPGILALLNDKNEIIWSTNTSRSVQNPVAQLLGSGNLVVKDANDGNRHNFLWQSFSFPTDTHLPDMKLGKSFRTGQEAYLSAWQNDNDPTPGEFTLHVDPTGYPQVLLKRGTKVSARSGPWNGLYWSWAPLYLQKLSNSSTIKVVFNEEEIYYSYFLTNNWLTRIVLTSNGDIQSLTWVDRTKSWHIYLKLPSDTCDTYSLCGAYGSCDIDNSPVCGCLEKFVAKYPQQWENGDWSEGCVRRTPLNCNKEHVFLRYSGIKLPDTKYSQYDKTMTLEGCRQVCLKNCSCTAYSSLDISNGDKGCLFWFGELTDIRKLSGRGQDIYIRMDSSEQVSVAGSNRKKAEILAVSFSLLMAMILLCLILLYKRKKKKKLNLKEDFELPLFQLSTITRATNNFSVNDKIGEGGFGPVYKGVLEDGQEIAVKRLSRTSMQGLDEFKNEVIYIAKLQHRNLVRLLGCCIQGEEKMLIYEYMPNKSLDSYIFGLISCLLHKLKLVIMLCPISHNMYIYDQGKSMLTEIANHKAYFVDQTKSKLLDWPKRFDIINGIARGLLYLHQDSRLRIIHRDLKASNVLLDIEMNPKISDFGLARSVAGNEMGANTSHVVGTHGYMSPEYAVDGIFSVKSDVFSFGVLVLEIVSCKKNRGFVHQDHNLNLLGHAWKLYKEDRSLELIDEELADSCHISQVLRSIQVGLLCVQQSPEDRPNMSSVVLMLGNESPLPEAKEPGYFTERNIFDEAKSGSQTASSKNEVTITLLYPR
- the LOC107831221 gene encoding G-type lectin S-receptor-like serine/threonine-protein kinase At4g27290 isoform X2 → MEASFLLLFLLFFCSTIHKISTTTDIITTNHSIVDGETVVSSGGTFEMGFFSPSGSSKRYIGIWYKQILPHMQTVVWVANREKPLTNTSSVVLKVTKPGILALLNDKNEIIWSTNTSRSVQNPVAQLLGSGNLVVKDANDGNRHNFLWQSFSFPTDTHLPDMKLGKSFRTGQEAYLSAWQNDNDPTPGEFTLHVDPTGYPQVLLKRGTKVSARSGPWNGLYWSWAPLYLQKLSNSSTIKVVFNEEEIYYSYFLTNNWLTRIVLTSNGDIQSLTWVDRTKSWHIYLKLPSDTCDTYSLCGAYGSCDIDNSPVCGCLEKFVAKYPQQWENGDWSEGCVRRTPLNCNKEHVFLRYSGIKLPDTKYSQYDKTMTLEGCRQVCLKNCSCTAYSSLDISNGDKGCLFWFGELTDIRKLSGRGQDIYIRMDSSEQVSVAGSNRKKAEILAVSFSLLMAMILLCLILLYKRKKKKKLNLKEDFELPLFQLSTITRATNNFSVNDKIGEGGFGPVYKGVLEDGQEIAVKRLSRTSMQGLDEFKNEVIYIAKLQHRNLVRLLGCCIQGEEKMLIYEYMPNKSLDSYIFDQTKSKLLDWPKRFDIINGIARGLLYLHQDSRLRIIHRDLKASNVLLDIEMNPKISDFGLARSVAGNEMGANTSHVVGTHGYMSPEYAVDGIFSVKSDVFSFGVLVLEIVSCKKNRGFVHQDHNLNLLGHAWKLYKEDRSLELIDEELADSCHISQVLRSIQVGLLCVQQSPEDRPNMSSVVLMLGNESPLPEAKEPGYFTERNIFDEAKSGSQTASSKNEVTITLLYPR
- the LOC107831196 gene encoding uncharacterized protein LOC107831196, whose translation is MSDSQLDSTIRKRRLKIEECHAITEWLLKESKNGVVKYGSLKQAVILFNTSRSIVERIWQHTKLSIANGTPLNVSPHIVGRVGRKQIHVDINMVKKIPLCRRTNIRSLAYAMDMSTSTIFRRIKEGAIRPHTNAIKPHLTEENKKARLQFCLSMIESGTLNSNPIFSDMFNYVHIDEKWFFMSKKSEKFYLLPEEQEPNPYRSCKSKNFITKVMFMVAVVRPRLAKDGTELFSGKIGIFPFVFKEPAKKNSKNRVAGTLEIKPILSVTKDVTRTCLIEKVLPVIRSKWPLSQSNTPIFIQQNNARPHLSVNDLQFTEVARQDGFDIRLCFQPPNSPDLNV
- the LOC107831205 gene encoding G-type lectin S-receptor-like serine/threonine-protein kinase At4g27290 gives rise to the protein MEASFFLLFVLSFYSTIHKISTTTDVITTNQFIIDGQTVVSSGGTFEMGFFSPSGSSKRYIGIWYKQILPVQTVVWVANREKPLTNTSSVVLKVTKPGILALLNDKNEIIWSTNTSRSIQNPVAVLLDSGNLVVKDAKDGNPESFLWQSFNFPTDTHLPGMKLGKNLKTGHEAYLSAWKTDNDPTPGEFTRHIDPTGYPQALTKRGTSVSVRAGPWNGFRWSGIPKQLLTQSSIFTFQFIFNTEEVYYIFSIINSSVLSRLVLTSNGYVQRLTWVARTKSWHIYYNLPSDNCDTYSLCGAYGSCDIDNSPICGCLEKFVAKYPQQWEKGDWSEGCVRRTPLDCNKEHVFLKYSGIKLPDTKYSQYDKTMTLEECSHVCSRNCSCTAYSSLDISNGDKGCLFWFGELIDIRKLSERGQDIYIRMDSSEQVSDAGSNRKKAKILTMSISLLMAMILLCLIMLYKRKKKKKLKLKEDFELPQFQLSTITRATNNFSLNNKIGEGGFGLVYKGVLEDGQEIAVKRLSRTSMQGLDEFKNEVIYISKLQHRNLVRLLGCCIQGEEKMLIYEYMSNKSLNAHIFDQTKKNLLDWPKRFDIINGIARGLLYLHQDSRLRIIHRDLKASNVLLDIEMNPKISDFGIARSVAGNEMGAKTRHVVGTHGYMSPEYAVDGIFSVKSDVFSFGVLVLEIVSCKRNRGFVHQDHNLNLLGHAWKLYKEDRSLELIDEQLADSCHVSQVLRSIQVGLLCVQQHPDDRPSMSSVVLMLANESLLPKAKEPGFFTERNIFDEAKSGSQITSTNNEVTITLLDPR